One part of the Saprospiraceae bacterium genome encodes these proteins:
- a CDS encoding membrane dipeptidase gives MAIFIDAHCHPPLKSYLFGYSIFRESFGRKENNYFNIQVTQPALKQSGVNGVLAAHYLPEKCIPEDWCLVDVHAPVLKIFMRKYFEKVEGQDAFAQTLEMIENFETLFVGQQEAVIAHSFKEVEDAILNHQTFYIHCLEGGHHLGRQCTIEDYVVRIDLLKSKGVGLITLSHFYPNDIASPAEGMPPGSKKILGMQFKPPTSVTLTTIGEGIITKLLDSGIIIDLTHTNPTARNAIFELNKQRSSGMRPLVFSHVGVRALFHDACHPEFALMSPDDEEILKIKECNGMIGIIFMNYWLTGKEEKPLLWHKDFGFDNILRSIKHIVAITGSFDHVGIGTDFDGWADPPDDYYDASMLGEFKHRLVLERNKLGATEEDIEKITGGNLLRVLKEGWVS, from the coding sequence ATGGCTATATTCATTGATGCACATTGCCATCCGCCATTGAAGAGTTATCTTTTTGGATACTCCATATTTAGAGAAAGTTTTGGAAGAAAGGAAAATAATTATTTCAATATTCAAGTGACGCAACCTGCTTTAAAGCAATCTGGAGTGAATGGAGTTTTAGCAGCACACTATCTTCCGGAAAAGTGCATTCCAGAGGATTGGTGTTTAGTAGATGTACATGCTCCTGTTTTAAAAATATTTATGCGGAAATATTTTGAGAAAGTTGAAGGGCAGGATGCCTTTGCACAGACATTGGAAATGATTGAAAATTTTGAAACATTATTTGTTGGGCAACAGGAAGCAGTTATTGCACATTCATTTAAAGAAGTGGAAGATGCAATTTTAAATCATCAAACATTTTATATTCATTGTTTGGAAGGAGGTCACCATCTGGGAAGGCAATGTACAATAGAAGATTATGTTGTCAGAATTGATCTTTTAAAATCAAAAGGCGTTGGTTTAATTACACTTTCTCATTTTTATCCGAATGATATTGCGTCTCCTGCTGAAGGAATGCCTCCAGGCTCGAAGAAAATTTTAGGCATGCAATTTAAGCCACCGACTTCAGTTACTTTAACGACTATTGGGGAAGGAATTATTACAAAATTATTAGACTCAGGTATTATTATTGACCTTACACACACAAATCCAACTGCTAGAAATGCCATTTTTGAATTAAATAAACAACGTTCGTCCGGTATGCGACCCCTAGTATTTTCGCATGTTGGTGTTAGGGCACTTTTCCATGATGCATGTCACCCTGAATTTGCTTTAATGAGTCCAGATGATGAAGAAATATTAAAAATCAAGGAATGCAATGGAATGATTGGTATTATATTTATGAATTACTGGTTAACTGGAAAAGAAGAAAAACCTTTGTTGTGGCATAAAGATTTTGGTTTTGATAATATCTTAAGATCAATCAAACATATCGTTGCGATAACAGGTTCGTTTGATCATGTTGGAATCGGAACTGATTTTGATGGTTGGGCAGATCCTCCCGATGATTATTATGACGCCAGTATGTTGGGCGAGTTTAAACATCGATTGGTTCTGGAAAGAAATAAATTAGGAGCCACAGAAGAAGATATTGAAAAGATAACGGGTGGTAACTTATTAAGAGTCTTGAAGGAAGGTTGGGTCTCGTGA
- a CDS encoding TIR domain-containing protein has translation MADIFISYSSEDKSTVRQIAGLLEAKGWSVWWDRQIPIGERFDTVIENELHSASCVIVVWTERSIKSEWVKNEASEAASKRKLVPIVLENVPIPLAFRRIESAMMKDWDGESDHPELEILYDSISKILNQSSDAPPIRETPLSDSFETRKKRKSQVRIASLLILILFSVVTLFYFLQEPTEAKLAVRVFDWKNNPLTQGEVKIYLKDNIRTQSIDNNGQALFVDLPNEVTKRKLKIEISSIGYATKIYDTLISKSTFIEFRIPFVSKINISGKVKTAAEYPIKGVDVIVEGTKYFDKTKNDGSFLIRLDEYTIGDEIEIVTSHPNYEDKISRLKIISPDMKNIDLYLNPVTH, from the coding sequence ATGGCAGATATATTTATCAGCTATTCCAGTGAAGATAAATCTACCGTAAGGCAAATTGCAGGCTTACTGGAAGCTAAAGGTTGGAGTGTTTGGTGGGATCGACAGATTCCTATAGGAGAACGGTTTGATACAGTTATTGAAAATGAATTGCATTCAGCCAGTTGTGTTATCGTAGTTTGGACGGAGCGTTCCATTAAATCTGAATGGGTAAAAAATGAAGCGAGTGAAGCCGCAAGCAAACGTAAATTAGTACCAATCGTTTTAGAAAATGTTCCCATACCTCTAGCTTTCCGAAGGATTGAATCAGCAATGATGAAAGATTGGGACGGCGAATCCGATCATCCGGAATTGGAAATTCTTTATGACTCGATTAGCAAAATTCTAAATCAATCTTCTGATGCGCCGCCGATTCGTGAAACCCCATTATCCGATTCTTTTGAAACGCGAAAAAAACGTAAATCTCAAGTTAGAATAGCCAGTTTGTTGATTCTTATATTATTCTCCGTGGTAACTCTTTTCTATTTCTTGCAAGAACCAACTGAAGCTAAATTGGCAGTTCGGGTATTTGATTGGAAAAATAATCCATTGACACAAGGTGAAGTTAAAATTTATTTAAAGGATAATATAAGAACACAATCTATTGATAATAATGGACAAGCACTTTTCGTGGATTTGCCAAATGAAGTAACAAAGCGTAAATTGAAAATTGAAATATCCAGTATAGGATATGCTACAAAAATTTATGATACCTTAATTTCAAAGTCCACTTTTATTGAATTTAGAATTCCATTTGTTTCTAAAATTAATATTTCAGGTAAAGTAAAAACTGCTGCAGAATATCCCATTAAAGGTGTAGATGTTATTGTTGAAGGTACTAAATATTTTGATAAAACAAAAAATGATGGCAGTTTTCTTATCCGTCTAGATGAATATACAATCGGGGATGAAATTGAAATTGTAACATCTCACCCAAATTACGAAGATAAAATTAGTCGATTAAAAATTATATCTCCGGACATGAAAAATATAGATCTTTATTTGAATCCGGTCACACATTAA